The Leptospira saintgironsiae nucleotide sequence TTTCTGATCGTCTGATCCTAAGCGAGGATATTCAGAAATTAGGATCTTTTTTAGATCCGGAAGTTGAGAAGATATCTCTTGGACAATCGTCGCAAGTGGAAGAGACTTACCTTTAAATTCATACAGATCTGTTGTGATCAGAATTTTAGGTTTGATCTGGCCGAATCGATCTAATACACCCTTAACTCCAAAGTCTGGAGAACATGATGTCCAAACAGCACCTATACTCGTGGCAGCTAACATCGCAAGAACGGTATCCGGAACATTCGGCATAAGTCCTGCGATCCTATCTCCAGGCTCGACACCTTCTGATCTAAAATAGGCAGCGAGTGCTCCTACATTTTTATAAAGTTCAGAATAAGTCAGGCTCTTCTCCGCTCCACTTTCTCCCCTGTAAAAGATTGCGACTGTATCGTCTTTTTTTCGGAGTAAGTTTTGGGCAAAGTTTAGTTTTGCTCCCGGAAAGAATTGAGCTTCTCTAAAAGTTTTTCCAGGTCGGATAATATCTTCGTATGTTTTAGAATGAATGACTGGAGCGAATTCCCAAATCAGTCCCCAAAATTTTTCAGGGAATTCAGCAGACCAGGAATGTAACTCTGCATAGTTTTTGAATTTTTTACCGATCTTTTGTTCGGCAAAATTTTGAAATTCAGTAAGTCTTGAGTTTTGAATGAGTTCGGGACTGGGAGTCCAAAGGGTTTGATTCATGTCCGGCCTGTTATCTTCTTTTTTTTCAATCGAAGGTCAACAGTAAATTAGTTGTGAAGTGAAAGCCTTTCCGTAAGATTTGTGAGTCGATAAGAACTCCGGAGTTTTCCAGTTGTCAGACCTGAACCATCTTAACCTGCCTACGATCCTATTTTTATGCGTAAGTTTGGTCTACGCATTCCACGGTTTTCTACACCAGCTAGTAGTGGGAGGAGCGATCTCGGTCTTCCAACATCCGGACGAAAGACAGTCCAGAATGATCCTAATGGTTTGGATCGCAACTGGTGGGTTCATGAGTTTTCTGGGGTTATTGCCTACGGTCCTTCTTCTTTTATATGGAGCAGACTCTGAACCAGTGAAAGCCGTTTTATGGACAAACACTTTGGCTCTTTGTTTTTTAGCAGTCCACTTTGTTCTATGTGGAGTGATGAGGCTTCCTAGGCCTTTGCGGATCGGTTTTTATTTCACGATCTCTTATGCAGTGGCAAATTTGGTTTTTCTTTTTACGTACGGTAAAATTTGATTTTTATCAAATGTACGTTCGCTGTGATTTGAGTGCAGTTTGTTTATTTAAAATTTGCTTTCACTTCGTTCAAGCACCCTCCGGGCTTCTCGCTTCTAGGGGCGCTCGAAGGGCTCGAAGTAAGCTAAGTTCTCTGGGCCTTCGTGGATCACGATCCGATCTACTTTGCCTTTCGCCTCAGCCACACTATCCTTTAGGCCATAATAAAACCAACGAGCCATATTTTCAGAAGTTGGATTTGTCTTCTTAAAATCAGCATGATCGTTAATCAGAATATGGTCTAACTCTGCCACTAACTCCTTAAGCTTACGTTTAGAGGTCAAAAAGTCGAAACTGATCCCGTCTTCTCCAATATTCTTTTGGCCGGAGAGATAAACTTCTACCTTAAAGGAATGCCCATGGATTGGCTCATCTGAGCCGTCAGGGAAGTATTTATAAAGATAATGAGAAGATTCGAACCTTTCTTCGATACGAATATAGAATTTGCCGGTTTCTTGAAAAAACATGGAATTGACTTTGGCCTAGGGAGTCTATATACTGGAACTTAAACCAGTACTTAGGAGATTTTCCCCATGTCGGAAGCGGTCAAGCCAAGATTTTTTAAAGAAATGACTGTAGGCGAAGCAATTGGTCTTCATCCTGAAGCAGGATTGGTATTTTCAAGCTATCATTTGGGCGGATGCTCTCATTGCTCCATCAACGAACTCGAAACTATCGAGCAAGTTTGTATGGGTTACGGTGTAGAAGTAGATGTTCTACTAGATAGTTTGAACAATCTACTCGAGGACGGAGAGTAATCTCTCCGCCTTCGGGCCTTCTCCTATATTTCAATTTTATAATAGAAAATATTTCCGAATCGTCCCCAGTTCTTCTCCCTTCTCGCATCCAAACCATTTCAATAATTTTAATAATGCCTTCTCTCCTTTTGGGCTGAGCAGAAGTTTATTTAGCGCACTTCTTATTCCAAAATACTTTCTGAGATCAGGTATTTTCGGGGTCGGAAGATTCAAGCTGATATAAGACATTCCAACTTTAGTATCTCCCAACTCTCCAGGCTTTCTCATTTTTTCCAGATCTTGGCTTACGTTATATAATGTTTTCTTAAATTTCGAGATCTGAGATGGATTTTCACTTTCTAAAGCAGTTTGGTATTCACCGATCCATTCTCTGATCTTTTTATATTTTTCCCTGGTTTCAATCGTAGCAGGAATTATTTCGGAAAGAGAAGAAGAAGATTCTAACACCTCAGTCACGAGCGGAGGAAGGATCAGCTGAAAATTATTCATTCTTCCGACTGGAGTAAGGCTTGTGAATACCTTCACTCTCTCTTCATCTATCCATTCTTTGACTTCTGAATTAATATCCGCGCTTGGTTTGAACAAAGGTACCTGTTCCAAAAGAGAAGCACGGATCGGATGAGCAACATAATGCGCTCCTAAAAATGTACTTCTTCCTAAATTACCCGCGGCTCCCCAAACTACTTGGCTGAAATACTCGTGCGGAGATTGTTTATTCTCTCTATAACCTATCAGATTTTCTTCCTGATGTATTTTCATCAGATCAGTGGCGCATAATAGTTTTAAGGCTTCGTTTCTGGAATCTTTTACTTCTGGTTCATCCGTAGGTATATCGACTGAGATGAGAAGACTTCCGTCCAAGGAATCTAGACTTTCGAAGGAATTCCAGCCAGCTGAGAATTTATGATCATAGAATATTTTTTCTCTTAGTACAAGTTCATTTATCAAATGAAATAGACTTTCTATCTGGACACAGGCTGTGCAAACCTCATCCCAATCATAGGAATTTGTCTCTTTATTTATTTTTAATTCTTTAGAATTCGAAAAATCAGGACCTTTCGAATATAGATCGAAAAGACTTTCGAATGTCCAATTGTCCCAGAAAGAGGTATTGTATTGCATCGTAAAGGCCTCGGATTTTCTCCGATATCCTTAAAAATGCAAACCAAATTACGTTGTTATGGCGTTAGGTGAGTTTTTTATTAATTCGCCGGTTTTTCACTAATTGACTTATATATATTTTCAGCGATGATTTCTCCCAACTGATCATACGTTTTAGGTCTATTAAAGAATGGTACAATAACAATTAGCGTAAACCATCCTTCATTAGTAATTTCTAATTTATAAGTAGGATCCTTATCTCGGTTCATAACAACCGTTACCTTGGAAACTGATGTCTCAAATCTAGGCTTCATAGGTGTTAGTACAATACTATAGGGATTTTTCCCTTGCGGCGGACCTAATTCTACATCTAATTTATATTTACCACGAAGCTCATAATAAACCGCATCTCTTATAATCATGTATGATTCAGGAAGAGGGAGTCTAGTAATTCTTTCAATACTTCCTGATTTACTTTTAATCTCTTCAACCTGGCGGCTATATTCGTCAGATACGCTTAAGTATATCTTATTCGTTTTAAAGTCGGATAAATCAGAATACTTTCTAACTGCTTCCTTATATCCGTCACCAATTGTAAAAATACAATTACTTATACAAATAGATAGTAAGAACAATAAACCAGCTCGAGATAACTTCATGATATTCCCATAATCTAAATACAGACTTTTTTGAAGATAAAAGAATTACTTTTATGAATAATCTTTGGAAGATTTTTCACTCCCCTTTTTGGGGAATATAATAATACCGAACTCCCGCCTTGCGGAAATAATAGCGGATCTCGGAGGATTGTTTGTCAGTCGGTTGTAATCTTCTTTTAAAAGTATCTTCAGGGATACGGAATGTATCGCCTAATGCATCACATCTAAAGAATCTATTCCCTTCAGGATAACGTATCATGAGTAATGAACCCGGTTCTGTTTCCCAAGCCCTACCTTCTCCTTCCCAAGAAAAATAAATAGATCTGCTTGGGAAGATGGGATATTTTTTTCCTTCGTATAGGACCTTATCCTTGTTTCTATGCACATTTCTGAATATTTTTTTAGGTCCAGACTTTACTATAAAATGAACTGTGCCGCATCTGAAAGTAAGAAGTAAAGGTATTCCACCCAAAGAGCCAGCCTCTACTCCGGAACCAGATACGTTAGCAGTAACTCTGTTTGTATTCTCTGCAATCCTTCCTAATGTAGAACGCATAGACTCATCTAAAAATTCTACGGTATCGTCTTTACGGATTTTCTCTAATTGTCTGTAGATACGATCGAATTCTTGTTTTTCGTAAGCTTTGTTTCTAACAAAGCCATCTAACTGTCTTTTAAGATTGGAAAGTCTTGCTTTAAAATAAGGAGTATCGTTTCGGGAAGCTACATCGAACATTTCTTCCCAGACTGTTTCTAATTCTCTGACTTCCGAATCTTGGTCATAGGTATTCTTCTCCACCTCTTCCAAGATATAGCGGAATTTTCTTTTCAGATCGAATAGAAATCTGGAGTCTTTTACTCTTTCCATGCCGGCTTTGTTAGAATATCGGCATGCTTTTTTGCAATACCAGCCATTTTACAGATCCAAATTTCAGTTTGCGTGTTTTCTCATCTTGATAGAGAGAATGATCCCGACTGCTGCCATGGACATAAGTAAGTGGGAACCGCCATAACTCATGAAGGAAAGTGGAATCCCTGTCACCGGCAATAATCCGAGAACGATCCCGATATTGATCGCCATATGATAGAATAACATCGCAACGATCCCTGACGCGAGTAAAGATCCGAATCTATCCTTACTTTCGTAACTGATCTGCAATCCTCTAAGTGGAATAGAGAATAAGAAGAAAAGCAAGAACACAGATCCAATGAAACCTGTTTGTTCTGCCCAAGATGCGAATATAAAGTCAGTGCTGGATTCAGGAACATGAGGGATTTTTCCTTCCGTCATCTCCGCATTTAAAAATCCTTTTCCGACTAATTTTCCGGAACCAACTGCAGGTTTGGAAGCTCTTAATTGATATCCTGCATCCTGTTTGAACTCATCAGGATTTAAGAATGCAGTCAATCGGATGACCTGGTTTTCCCGGAAAGGAACAGTTTTCATTACAACTACCGCAGAGATCAAACTTATCCCTAAGATCCCAAGAGGAATATAATAAGAACGTAATGTTTTACTTCCCCGAGCAACCCGAAGTAAGATCATGATGATACTAAATATGATAAGTGTTGCGCCTACTCCGATCAATAATCCCTGATTAGAGAGTAACTTAAATATAAAGCTGCCTTCTAAATCGATTACCTGATCGAATACTTCTCTCAAAGCAGCGATTGTTTTAGGAGTTAGATTTGCCCCAGCCACTTCTTTTCCATCCAAGACCTGCCAGGTTTTTCCACCTAATCTGTTCACTACGGATAGAAGGTCCGTTTTTCCGGTTCTTTGTAAAAATGCGAGAATATCATTTAGCAATGTAAGTTTGGAATATTCCACATACATTGGAAGAACAAGTGAGATCCCTCCGAATGTAATAAAGGAACCGATATGGAAATAGTCAGCTCCACCCAAGAACAACATTGTAAATAAGATCGGTAAGAAGGATACAGCTGTTCCGAAGTCAGGCTGTAAAAGTATCAAAGCCATAGGAAGAAGTACAATCCCGAACGGAATGACTAACACTATCAACTTCTTCATTTCTTTTTCTTTTAATACTAGATATTGACCAAGTAAGATCACCGTGGCAAGTTTTGCAAACTCTGAGGCCTGCAATAAAAACGGCCCTACTTTGATCCAAGATCTTGCTCCTCGACTGGAAGGAAGATAACCGATCCATTTAACGAGAGTCAGTGCCAATAGTAGAATAGCGAATCCGTATACGAATAATGCGTAAGCTCCGATCAATTGGTAATTGATCCTAGATACGAACCACATGATCACGAGCCCGCCGAGGAAGAATAAAAACTGTTTGAACCATTTATGGCTCATGAGTCCAACATTCGGATCATCAAAATTATATTCTTGTGAATATAAAGTAAGAACGCTGCAGATTACAACTATGATAACCGAGCCTACCAAAAAGTAGTCAATCCTATCTATGGAACGATCCGACATCATTGTAAATTCTCCGGTGCTGCAGGAGCGGTCTCAGGTATCTCCGCAGTTCTTTTGAAACTTCCAGGAGGAAAAGCGGCTCTAAACATTTCTCTTGCAACTGGTGCTGCTCCGGCAGCTCCACCCACTCCGTATTCTACGAATACAGCGACCAATACTTGTTCGCTGACAGGTGCATTTGCAGGTGCATATCCTATGAACCAAGCGTGGTTGGATCCGGAAGATCCCCTTCTTCTTGTTTGGGCTGTTCCCGTTTTTCCTGCGATATCAGGAAGACCAGGTTTGTTTAGTACGAATGCTGCAGTTCCATTCTTCACAACCAATCTGAGTCCAGCTTTAATCGCTTCTACTGTAGAAGATTGGATCGGAATATCACTTAATCTCTGGGGATCTGTTCTATTGATAATTGAATTATCCAATGGATCTCTGATCTCGTTGACTATATAAGGTTGATAGATCTGCCCTCTATTTAATAGTCCCGCATAGAACAATGTCATAGAAAGAGGAGTAACGGACATGAATCCTTGTCCGATAGAAAGATTGATCGTATCTCCATCGAACCATCTGGTTCCATAAATTCTTTTTTTCCAAGCAGGAGAAGGAACCTGACCGGAAATCTCTCCCGGAAGATCCACTTTGGATTTTTGGTCCAACAAGAATAAGCGAGAATAGGTCAAGATAGGATCAGAACCAAGTTTGTATCCTAGGTTATAAAAATAAACGGAACATGATTTTTGAAGAGCATGAGCCAGGTCATTCGTACCATGACCACCCTTCTCCCAACAGTAAAAAACTTGGTCGGGAACTCCAGCGAATGTGGATTTTAAAGTATAACTACCATTACATTGGTAACTGGTGTCTGGAGTATAATCCACCTTATGCCCACTTTCCAAAGCAGCAAGTGCAACTAACGTTTTATAAGTAGAAGCCGGCGGAAATTTAGATTGGATCGCAAGATTTAAAAATCCACCGTTTGCATCCACCCTCTTATAATGTGCAGTTCTTTCAGATCTACTCTTTCCAGAGAGAACATTCGGATCATAACTTGGATTAGAAGCCATTGCCAAAATTTCTCCAGTGGAAGGACGCATTGCAATCGCAGTTCCTCTGGCGCCTTTGAGGGCCTTATATGCAGCAAGTTGAATGTCTTTGTCTATAGTTAGGACTAGGTTATTTCCAGGAGTAGAATGTTCTACTACCCTTTCTTCTTCAATATTCCCTTCGGAACTTCTTTTTTGGATCCGAAATCCATCAGTTCCTCTGAGGCGTGAATCGTATTGGAGCTCCAACCCATCTTTTCCAAGCCATTGGTAAGACTTAATCTCACGGGTAAGAAGGTCAGTTTTACTTGGTTTACCTATATAACCAGTAACATGCGCAAGAGCAGGGCCCATCTTATAGATCCTTCTGGGAGAAGGAACCAAGATAACATATTTAGATATATTATCAAAAACTGATATACGTTCCTGCTGAGCCTTAGAGATAGCTTCTAAAAGTACAAAAGGTTTTTTAGTTTTGATTTTTTTGGAGAATTTAGGCTCGAGTAAATCCTCTTCATAATAGGACATCGGGATAGAGAGAGTTCTTGCAAATTCCTGTAGGAAATTTTTAACCCTAACCGGATCGTATTTGAGTATAGAAGTATTTAATACTGCATCCAAACTAGAATAATTAGAAACAAGCGCCATGGATGTTTCAGGAGTGAGAAAGTTTCTATCAAACATTTCTCCCCTGGCGGCAGGAATGGTTTCACTTTTTCGTACGAACTTCTCCGCCTTTAAGGAGTTATCCGTTCCTTGTACAATCTGAAGATTAAATAACTGGATTACGAATGCAATTAAAGCAAACGCAACAAGCCCGGAGAACATGTACAGCCTTAGCCTGAAACTGCGCTCCAGTCTAAACTCTGTGGCTGAAGAAGATCCTCCTCCCCCCAACATTTTAGCCTTCCGCCTGCTCCAATCTGTACAATTTTCCAAGTACCCAGAAGAATATAGGAGCGATTGCTCCGTTAAAAATAGAGGTACTGATGATGGAGTAGTTTAAATTTTCATGAAAGAATAAAGAGAATAGGAAATAAGATGCAATCCTGGAGATCAAAGTCACAACCAAAGAATACAACATTATGGAAATCTGATTTTCATGATAGGCAGGTCTTGCGAACTTTCCTACAATATATCCCATAATACAAAATGTAAGCGAGTGAAGTCCTATTTTATAGGTAACTACGTTTCCTACGATCTCTCCACCTAAACCTGAATCAGAAAGTAATCCGCCAAAAAATCCGATCCAAATCCCAGCCATTGTTCCCCTACGGAGAGCAAAGAATAGAACGAAGATCACCATAAAGTCTGGTTTAAATCCAGAAATTTCAAACAAGTTTGTTCCGTTCAAGAAGTGAGAGATCAAAATCCCGGCACCAATGACTATATATTCTAAAATCATCAGTTTGTTTCCTCGTCAGAGAATCCGGAACCATTACCTTCCGGTTTCTGAGGTTTAGGAGTTTCCGCAGGTTTATTTCCAACAGGAGTTGGGGCCTTAGGCTCTCTGTCTTCTTTAGGATAATTTAATTCACCAAAATAAGGATTTTCGATATTAATGTTCTGTCCTTCCGGCCATGTCTCTGCCCATTTTTCAGGAAGTTTCATTAAGATAGTAACTGACTCCAGCATATCAAAACGAACAAAAGGTTTCAAGAATGCAGTTTTAAAACTTCCGTTGCGCGGACCTTCTTCAGTAATTATACCCACAGGAATTCCTGGAGGGAACATTCCGGAAGAACCAGAACTATATACTGGTTTTCCTATCTTACTTAAAGATTCAGTGTATTGGATCATCTCACTTGGACCCATTGGATAATCTCCGAAAATCCTTGGATCAATGATGATACCACTATCTATATAATTCATCAATGCTTCCATTCCTCTTCCAGAGTTTCCGGATAAAGTAGCCCAAAGATTACTTTCTGGAATGGAAACACCCATATTATAATTGGAATTGATAATAGGTTGGATCACTGCGGATCCTCCGGTGACCGCGATCACCTTTCCGACTAAAGCTTCTATAATTTCACCTTTTTGATTCACAGCTCTTGCAGTGACAGGCATATAAGGTTTGATCCCCGCTTCGGAACCTTTGTCTATAATGATAGTACGATAAATAGAATTCAAACGAACAGAAAGAACTTCTGCTTTGACTGTAGAATATTTTTGTTTAGTATTAAAACGTAATTCTCTTCTGAGACTTTCGTTTTCTCTGCTAACTCTTTCCAGATCTTGGGGAAGAAGTTTATAATCATCTATAGCAGCAACGCAGGCATCTCTTTCCTGACGAACCGCTTCAAAAGATTCTAATTTAGTATAAGCTCCTTTAAAGAAGGACCCAACTCCGTCGATCGAACCGGAAACGGAGTCCCCCACTCTCTGGAAACTTGCAATCCCTCTCACTAAAACATTACTTTTAAAAGTCAGGGATAGAAGAGAGAATACAATACAGAATAAAAGGGAAACGGTTTCCTTACTTTTATTAAATTGAAGCCAAAGCATAAAAAATTCCGTATCGGACTATGGTGATCAACCAGAGACCGAGATCCGAATTAACGGATCCCTGGTTTCAGATACTTAACTTCGTCCAAGAATTTTCCGGTTCCAAGAACCACACAGGTCAGAGGGTTTTCCGCTCTGAATACAGGCACACCGGTTTCTTTAGAAAGATAGGTTTCTAATCCGCGAAGAAGACATCCTCCTCCAGTAAGAACGATCCCTCTTTCTACGATATCCGAAGCAAGTTCAGGAGGAGTTCTTTCTAAAACTCTTTTAATCCCGTCTAAAATTTCGTCGGTTGGTTCTTTAAGAGCCTTACGGATCTCATTAGATTCTAATTCAAGAGTACGAGGTAATCCGGAAATTGCATCTCTACCTTTTACTTCCATGGTCTCGGTTTTCTTTTCAGGGTAAGCATTACCGATAGTAAGTTTAATATCTTCTGCAGTTCTTTCCCCAACAACCAGGTTGTATTGGTTTCTTAAATATTTGATAATTGCATCATCGAACTCATCACCACCAGTTCTGATGGACTCAGCGATAACCATACCACCAAGAGAGATCACAGCAATCTCTGTAGTTCCACCACCGATATCCACGATCATATTACCAGCAGGTTCGTTGATCGGAATGTTTGCACCGATCGCAGCTGCTAATGCTTCGTCGATCAAGAAGATCTCACGAGCGCCCGCTTGTTCTGCAGATTCACGGACCGCACGTCTTTCCACCTCGGTGATCCCGGAAGGAACTCCAATCACGATTCTAGGTTTTACGAAAGTAGTTCTATTATGGACTTTTGCAATGAAGTAGCGGATCATTTTTTCGACTGTTTCAAAGTCCGCGATCACCCCGTCTTTCATAGGACGGATTGCTACGATCTCGCCGGGAGTACGTCCCAACATTCTCTTAGCTTCCTGGCCTACTGCGAGCACTTTGCCCGTAGCTGCGTGGACCGCTACTACGGAAGGCTCGGAAAGAACGATACCTTGCCCTTTTACATGGACGAGAGTGTTTGCGGTTCCGAGGTCGATTCCCATATCGTTGGAAAATAATCCGTATAGCTTATCGAATATCATTTCTATCCTTTGCTGCCAGAAGGCTGGTTGATCTTATTTATTATCTGCAAGATCGGTGAAAATCTCTAGGATTTTACGGGCGCGATCCAATTCAATATTTCTTGCCCGATCCTTACGGGCAATTCCAAAACAAAAAAAACGAAAAACAAATTGGAACCCATTGCTACCTCCATAATATTGGGGAACTTATGGTCCGGGAAAACACCCTAGCTGCCATCGATCTAGGCACAAACTCCTTTCACATGATTATCGTCCGGGTCCGAGAAAACGGGACCTTTGAAGCAATCGCCAGAGAGAAGGAGAACGTTCGTCTCGGAAGCGGTTTGGAAGAAGGAGGAGAGATCGATCCTCCCGCATTTAAGCGTGCAATCGAGTGTTTAAAGCGTTTTAAGATGCTCGCTGATAATTCAAAGGCAGAGATCAGAGCAGTTGCTACATCTGCAATGAGAGAAGCTTCCAATCGTGCCGAATTTCAGGCTGCCGCCTTAAAAGAAGCAGGTATTAAAATAGATGTGATCAGCGGATATGAAGAAGCCCGACTCATCTATTTCGGGGTCCTACAAGGACTACCTGTATTTGATAAAAAGGTCCTACTAGTGGATATAGGTGGAGGAAGCACCGAAGTTTTAGTCGGCTATAGAGGCGATATTCTATTCTCTAAAAGTTTCAAATTGGGAGCGATCCGACTCACCGAAAAATTCCTAAAATCAGAAACTTTGGATTCTTCTCAGATACGAAAATGCAAACTCTATGTAGAAGAGATCATTCTTCCTTTTAGAAAGATTATCCGAGATCTGAAACCAGAAATGATCATTGGTTCATCCGGAACAATCCAGGCGACTGCGGGTATCATTCGAGCATTCGAGGGAGAAGAGACGGAAGAAAGGCCCTTAAATCATTATACATTCCAGTCCTCAGAATTCAAAAGAGCAAGGAATATGATTTTAGAAGCTGATACTTCTAAAAAGAGAAGTAAGCTCCCAGGATTCGATTCCAAACGTTCTGATATCATTGTAGGTGGAATGCTAATCCTGGATGAGTTATTCCAATTGTTGGATCTTCCGGATATGACAGTATCTGAGTTTGCTCTCAGAGAAGGGATCATCTACGATACTATTCGTAAATGGGAACATTTCCAGGACTTTGAACATTCCAAACACCTGGATGATATCCGCCAAAAGTCTATCTTGAACCTTCTCGTTTCCTATACAAGGGACGAAGAATATGCCCGCCATGTAGCCAAACTTTCTCTAGATATATTCGATCAACTACAGTCAGTTCACAGGTTAGGAAAAGAAGAAAGAGAATATCTGGAAGCTTCTTCTTTACTACACGAAGTTGGGCTATTCATTTCTCATTCTGCCTATCACAAACATAGCTATTATCTGATCCGAAATTCAGAGGCGATGCTCGGTTTTACTTGGGGAGAAATAGAGATCATCGCTCTTACTGCTAGATACCATCGCAAAAGTTCTCCCAAGTCTAAACATAGAGAATTCCAAAGAGTCGGTCCAAGAGAACAAGAAATAGTCGAAAAACTTTCTGCAATTTTAAGGATCGCGAGTGCATGCAATCGGAACAGGCAAGGACTGATAGAAACAGTAAAATGCCAGGTCCGAAAAAATCAGGCAATCTTCACCTTGGTCACAAACCAAAACTACGATAAAAGCCTGGAACTTTGGGCCTGCGAAGAACAAGCAGATGCATTCGAGTCCGCTTACGGAATGGTACCTTTATTTCAGTGAATAAATTTCGATCTTTTGGCTATTTTATAGCCTTAGTTTTGGTCCATTCTGCTTTTCTAAACTGTTTTACGGTTTTTCCATATAAACAGGAAACAATCGACTCTCGTTTGTTGGATAAAAAAGAAGAAGAGATCCTTTCCAATAAAGGAAGAATAGACTATGAATTCCAAAACTTCGAATTAGTATTAAGAATAGAAGGCGCAACCTTCCAAGAAACATTAGAAAAAAGGAAAACCTTAGAAACCAAGATCATTCACTACGATTATAAGAAGACAGACGGATACAGACAACTGGACAACGATGATAAACCTTGGAACAGATATATCCTAGGAATGTTTGCAGACATCGGAGCTTTATTCGAATGGACCACAATTCCATTCCGTACAATTTCGAGAAAAAAAGAAGAAGAGAAAATATCTGAGAATATTATAAAATCCGAAAAGATCAAAGTTTTCGAACCGAAAGAACTCGAGCTTATATTAAGAGCAGAAAATACTGAGTTCTTTAACAAAAACCCAAACTCAGA carries:
- a CDS encoding 6-carboxytetrahydropterin synthase, translating into MFFQETGKFYIRIEERFESSHYLYKYFPDGSDEPIHGHSFKVEVYLSGQKNIGEDGISFDFLTSKRKLKELVAELDHILINDHADFKKTNPTSENMARWFYYGLKDSVAEAKGKVDRIVIHEGPENLAYFEPFERP
- a CDS encoding DUF1858 domain-containing protein; its protein translation is MSEAVKPRFFKEMTVGEAIGLHPEAGLVFSSYHLGGCSHCSINELETIEQVCMGYGVEVDVLLDSLNNLLEDGE
- the rodA gene encoding rod shape-determining protein RodA, with product MMSDRSIDRIDYFLVGSVIIVVICSVLTLYSQEYNFDDPNVGLMSHKWFKQFLFFLGGLVIMWFVSRINYQLIGAYALFVYGFAILLLALTLVKWIGYLPSSRGARSWIKVGPFLLQASEFAKLATVILLGQYLVLKEKEMKKLIVLVIPFGIVLLPMALILLQPDFGTAVSFLPILFTMLFLGGADYFHIGSFITFGGISLVLPMYVEYSKLTLLNDILAFLQRTGKTDLLSVVNRLGGKTWQVLDGKEVAGANLTPKTIAALREVFDQVIDLEGSFIFKLLSNQGLLIGVGATLIIFSIIMILLRVARGSKTLRSYYIPLGILGISLISAVVVMKTVPFRENQVIRLTAFLNPDEFKQDAGYQLRASKPAVGSGKLVGKGFLNAEMTEGKIPHVPESSTDFIFASWAEQTGFIGSVFLLFFLFSIPLRGLQISYESKDRFGSLLASGIVAMLFYHMAINIGIVLGLLPVTGIPLSFMSYGGSHLLMSMAAVGIILSIKMRKHAN
- the mrdA gene encoding penicillin-binding protein 2 yields the protein MLGGGGSSSATEFRLERSFRLRLYMFSGLVAFALIAFVIQLFNLQIVQGTDNSLKAEKFVRKSETIPAARGEMFDRNFLTPETSMALVSNYSSLDAVLNTSILKYDPVRVKNFLQEFARTLSIPMSYYEEDLLEPKFSKKIKTKKPFVLLEAISKAQQERISVFDNISKYVILVPSPRRIYKMGPALAHVTGYIGKPSKTDLLTREIKSYQWLGKDGLELQYDSRLRGTDGFRIQKRSSEGNIEEERVVEHSTPGNNLVLTIDKDIQLAAYKALKGARGTAIAMRPSTGEILAMASNPSYDPNVLSGKSRSERTAHYKRVDANGGFLNLAIQSKFPPASTYKTLVALAALESGHKVDYTPDTSYQCNGSYTLKSTFAGVPDQVFYCWEKGGHGTNDLAHALQKSCSVYFYNLGYKLGSDPILTYSRLFLLDQKSKVDLPGEISGQVPSPAWKKRIYGTRWFDGDTINLSIGQGFMSVTPLSMTLFYAGLLNRGQIYQPYIVNEIRDPLDNSIINRTDPQRLSDIPIQSSTVEAIKAGLRLVVKNGTAAFVLNKPGLPDIAGKTGTAQTRRRGSSGSNHAWFIGYAPANAPVSEQVLVAVFVEYGVGGAAGAAPVAREMFRAAFPPGSFKRTAEIPETAPAAPENLQ
- the mreD gene encoding rod shape-determining protein MreD — encoded protein: MILEYIVIGAGILISHFLNGTNLFEISGFKPDFMVIFVLFFALRRGTMAGIWIGFFGGLLSDSGLGGEIVGNVVTYKIGLHSLTFCIMGYIVGKFARPAYHENQISIMLYSLVVTLISRIASYFLFSLFFHENLNYSIISTSIFNGAIAPIFFWVLGKLYRLEQAEG
- the mreC gene encoding rod shape-determining protein MreC encodes the protein MLWLQFNKSKETVSLLFCIVFSLLSLTFKSNVLVRGIASFQRVGDSVSGSIDGVGSFFKGAYTKLESFEAVRQERDACVAAIDDYKLLPQDLERVSRENESLRRELRFNTKQKYSTVKAEVLSVRLNSIYRTIIIDKGSEAGIKPYMPVTARAVNQKGEIIEALVGKVIAVTGGSAVIQPIINSNYNMGVSIPESNLWATLSGNSGRGMEALMNYIDSGIIIDPRIFGDYPMGPSEMIQYTESLSKIGKPVYSSGSSGMFPPGIPVGIITEEGPRNGSFKTAFLKPFVRFDMLESVTILMKLPEKWAETWPEGQNINIENPYFGELNYPKEDREPKAPTPVGNKPAETPKPQKPEGNGSGFSDEETN
- a CDS encoding rod shape-determining protein — its product is MIFDKLYGLFSNDMGIDLGTANTLVHVKGQGIVLSEPSVVAVHAATGKVLAVGQEAKRMLGRTPGEIVAIRPMKDGVIADFETVEKMIRYFIAKVHNRTTFVKPRIVIGVPSGITEVERRAVRESAEQAGAREIFLIDEALAAAIGANIPINEPAGNMIVDIGGGTTEIAVISLGGMVIAESIRTGGDEFDDAIIKYLRNQYNLVVGERTAEDIKLTIGNAYPEKKTETMEVKGRDAISGLPRTLELESNEIRKALKEPTDEILDGIKRVLERTPPELASDIVERGIVLTGGGCLLRGLETYLSKETGVPVFRAENPLTCVVLGTGKFLDEVKYLKPGIR